A stretch of the uncultured Desulfobacter sp. genome encodes the following:
- a CDS encoding TraR/DksA C4-type zinc finger protein: MTTEVIDRPHITDEDLDRFKKILNTAMGELLDQAHSAVSELILECTRDTEIIDSTANDINRTMNLRLQSRKSRLIKKIKDALKRIEDGTYGYCDICGEEISLKRLEARPVTSKCIACKEDQERIEALVS; this comes from the coding sequence ATGACCACCGAAGTAATTGACAGACCCCATATCACCGATGAAGATCTTGACCGTTTTAAAAAAATACTGAACACCGCCATGGGAGAATTGCTGGATCAGGCTCACTCCGCCGTGTCTGAACTGATACTTGAATGCACCCGGGATACGGAGATTATTGATTCCACGGCAAACGACATCAACCGCACCATGAACCTTCGCCTGCAAAGCCGCAAAAGCAGGCTGATCAAAAAAATCAAAGACGCGCTTAAAAGAATCGAGGATGGGACTTATGGTTATTGTGACATTTGCGGCGAAGAGATCTCTCTTAAACGGCTTGAGGCCCGTCCTGTGACATCCAAGTGTATCGCGTGCAAGGAAGATCAGGAACGAATAGAAGCCCTTGTGTCCTAA
- the ptsP gene encoding phosphoenolpyruvate--protein phosphotransferase, which translates to MVGLVFVSHSARLAEGVKEIAEQMTQGKCMIAVAGGIDDPQNPFGTDPIKVKTAIESVYGKNGVLVIMDLGSALLSAEMALEFLEPEQAQNVKLCAAPLVEGAVAAAVQASIGANLADVMNEALNALRAKFEQLAQVNTMAPPLAPSRSPAVPLPDQEEIKLTLTILNRNGLHARPAANFVKAAGLFQANITVAKGTKIANAKSINQMTLLDAGQGDQIEVRASGPQARQATELLKVLAENKFNEKDEEPTFATLETATGLADTRENVQGAIAGIPVSAGIAVGPVVHYRSRFPEIKTRQIQDPPSEINKLQAAISKAGKDLEQLRNQAAQKLGTIKAAIFDAQKMFLNDPALLDAVQDAILTQQCNAESAWQKSIDTMAKEYRKLTDPYLREQAVDLIDVGRRVLIHLIGRRLPPLEFAQPAILFAKELTPSDTVQLNPDNVLAICTALGGQTSHSAIVAKALGIPTIVGLGDDILTWTENNIIALDGTQGLVWPHPTQSQLTEFQTRRERWQTQQQQAKALAQTPASTMGRNPKTIKIAANSDAHDTKTILDYGAEGVGLFRTEFLFLGRLQAPCETEQLQTYTQMANIMQTRPLVIRTLDLGADKTVPYLNMAPENNPFLGLRGIRFCLSNIEIFKTQLRAILKASPGHNIKIMFPMISTPEEFCEAKAVLNDVKQELKTAGTPFDENMEVGLMIEVPSAVAVADQLAGRADFFSIGSNDLTQYIMGADRGNRKVNHLVNALNPAVLRMVAQTVRAARKAGIWVGMCGELAANSLAAPILIGLGLDELSMNAPNIPDVKTAIRHCTMHHAKKMAQTVLTLETAKQVEAYLKLNKEKSVK; encoded by the coding sequence ATGGTTGGTTTAGTTTTTGTATCCCACAGCGCCAGGCTGGCTGAAGGCGTAAAAGAGATCGCGGAACAAATGACCCAGGGCAAATGCATGATTGCAGTTGCCGGGGGCATTGACGACCCCCAAAATCCCTTTGGCACCGATCCAATCAAAGTGAAGACCGCCATTGAATCCGTTTACGGCAAAAACGGCGTACTGGTGATCATGGATTTAGGCAGTGCTCTGCTCAGTGCGGAAATGGCCCTGGAATTTCTTGAGCCTGAACAGGCTCAAAATGTTAAACTGTGTGCGGCCCCTCTTGTGGAAGGCGCTGTTGCTGCGGCAGTGCAAGCATCAATTGGCGCCAATCTCGCCGATGTTATGAACGAGGCCTTAAACGCCCTTAGGGCAAAGTTTGAACAGCTGGCCCAGGTAAACACCATGGCGCCGCCCCTTGCCCCGTCACGTTCTCCAGCAGTCCCCTTACCGGATCAAGAAGAGATTAAACTGACACTGACCATTCTTAACCGTAATGGTTTGCATGCCCGCCCAGCCGCCAATTTCGTTAAAGCCGCGGGCCTTTTCCAGGCAAACATCACAGTCGCAAAAGGCACTAAAATCGCCAATGCCAAAAGTATCAACCAGATGACCCTTTTGGATGCCGGCCAGGGAGATCAAATCGAAGTCAGGGCATCCGGCCCCCAGGCGCGACAAGCGACAGAGCTCCTGAAAGTTCTGGCCGAAAACAAATTTAACGAGAAAGATGAAGAGCCCACCTTTGCAACGTTGGAAACAGCAACAGGCCTTGCCGATACCCGGGAAAATGTCCAAGGCGCAATTGCAGGTATTCCGGTGTCTGCCGGCATTGCGGTTGGTCCTGTGGTCCATTACCGATCCCGGTTTCCCGAAATTAAGACCAGACAAATTCAGGACCCCCCGTCGGAAATTAACAAACTTCAGGCAGCAATTTCCAAAGCAGGGAAAGACCTTGAGCAACTGAGAAACCAGGCAGCGCAAAAATTAGGTACCATAAAAGCGGCAATTTTTGATGCCCAGAAAATGTTTTTGAATGACCCGGCCCTGCTGGATGCAGTGCAGGATGCTATATTGACCCAGCAGTGCAATGCAGAATCGGCCTGGCAGAAATCCATAGATACCATGGCAAAAGAATACCGTAAACTTACAGACCCGTACCTTCGTGAACAGGCAGTTGATCTCATTGATGTGGGCAGGCGTGTGCTAATACACCTTATCGGCCGGCGTCTGCCTCCTTTAGAGTTTGCGCAACCCGCTATCCTGTTTGCAAAAGAGTTGACCCCGTCGGATACGGTTCAACTGAACCCGGATAATGTCCTGGCCATCTGCACAGCCCTGGGCGGTCAGACATCTCACAGCGCCATTGTTGCAAAAGCCCTGGGGATCCCCACGATTGTGGGGTTAGGCGATGACATACTCACATGGACTGAAAACAACATCATTGCCTTGGACGGCACCCAAGGACTGGTCTGGCCCCATCCCACCCAAAGCCAGTTGACGGAATTTCAAACACGGCGTGAGCGGTGGCAAACCCAACAGCAGCAGGCCAAGGCCCTTGCCCAGACACCTGCATCCACCATGGGTCGGAATCCTAAAACCATAAAAATTGCTGCCAACAGCGACGCCCATGACACTAAAACAATCCTGGATTACGGCGCCGAAGGTGTGGGATTGTTCAGAACGGAATTCCTGTTTTTAGGGCGGTTACAGGCGCCGTGTGAAACAGAACAACTGCAGACCTATACCCAGATGGCCAATATAATGCAGACCCGGCCCCTGGTGATTCGAACCCTGGACCTCGGTGCAGACAAAACTGTTCCCTACCTGAATATGGCCCCGGAAAACAATCCATTTCTTGGTTTAAGGGGCATTCGTTTCTGCCTGTCTAACATAGAAATTTTTAAAACCCAGTTGCGTGCCATCCTTAAAGCAAGCCCCGGTCACAACATCAAAATTATGTTTCCTATGATCAGTACTCCGGAAGAGTTCTGTGAAGCCAAAGCAGTCCTGAATGACGTCAAACAAGAGTTGAAAACTGCCGGAACCCCTTTTGATGAAAATATGGAAGTCGGATTGATGATTGAAGTTCCGTCCGCTGTGGCCGTCGCAGACCAGTTGGCCGGAAGGGCAGATTTTTTCAGCATAGGGTCCAATGATCTGACCCAATATATTATGGGGGCGGACCGCGGGAACCGGAAGGTCAATCACCTGGTCAATGCCCTGAATCCGGCAGTGCTCCGAATGGTGGCCCAAACCGTCAGGGCAGCGCGCAAGGCCGGGATATGGGTGGGCATGTGCGGCGAACTGGCCGCAAATTCCCTGGCGGCACCGATACTCATTGGTTTGGGATTGGATGAACTGAGCATGAATGCACCCAACATTCCCGACGTAAAAACCGCCATACGCCACTGCACCATGCACCATGCAAAAAAAATGGCCCAAACGGTCTTAACCCTTGAAACTGCGAAACAGGTCGAAGCGTACTTAAAATTGAACAAAGAAAAAAGTGTTAAATGA
- a CDS encoding tetratricopeptide repeat protein, whose translation MYRFLSFISILILVLGGCASDQEKAETYIREGKAYFDKQEYTKAEIQLKNAVSLIPDSTEAYHHLARTYLKEKKAREAFTTFLKLEQLEPDNLDNKLQLASFYFLAKKWAQAEKKVTQVLTADPDNIKGLYLQAGVLGAQKEPLETLSNIYNRILRLDPQQTKAMLILAKIYLTQKDSAKAEAMLGKALETAPEDLNINRAVFRYYLSQKANDKARDVLENLVAQKPEAVEPRIMLADFQASQNESTQAEQSYLKAIELAPDNPLPYMLIARFYNVNDQPDKAEGFIKKALAIHPEHAGLKTAYADFYFLHQEYEKSEKTIDEVLASRPDFPQAKFIKAKLLISDKNLDQAKDILLSLLEDEPDSAQYNFLMGSVLLQEKKKDQAMAYIAKTLEKNPLHLKARIIMADIYFKQTDYLMAESEIDKALKLSPKNYEALLLKANLYAAQKKTQKAQAVYESLIQDHPENPAALFRLGNLFIMDKKPDKALAIYDKAMAINPNLMDVFINMIRLYSAEKKYQTALDRCDTQLEALQPPSPVVVSIIQGLRGNLLIALKKPDAAKQAFELSIQSNPQFTQSYLALATIYHQEENDEKELETYKNLLTQRPEQIEPHFQLGVFYEKRGENDKAKAQYEKVLELNPEYIPALNNLAFFYAEQNIEMNKALDMARKAKELSGEIPAIMDTLGWIYYKKGLYDSAIQEFSNCIEKEPENPIFNFHLGLAHNKKWDSINAKKYLKKALKLKKDFKGANEAQKILEQI comes from the coding sequence ATGTATCGTTTTTTATCTTTTATTTCAATTTTGATCCTCGTCCTTGGCGGTTGCGCTTCTGACCAGGAAAAAGCTGAGACCTATATCCGGGAAGGGAAAGCATATTTTGACAAGCAGGAATACACCAAGGCTGAAATACAGTTGAAAAACGCGGTCAGTCTGATACCGGATTCAACCGAAGCATATCATCATCTGGCCCGAACCTATTTGAAAGAAAAAAAGGCCCGAGAAGCGTTCACTACATTTTTAAAGCTGGAGCAACTGGAACCGGACAATCTTGATAACAAACTCCAGCTGGCGTCGTTCTATTTTCTGGCCAAGAAATGGGCGCAAGCAGAAAAAAAAGTGACTCAAGTTCTTACTGCTGATCCGGACAACATCAAAGGGCTCTATCTGCAGGCTGGCGTTCTGGGTGCCCAAAAAGAACCGTTGGAAACCCTATCGAACATATATAACCGTATTTTACGACTTGATCCCCAACAAACCAAAGCCATGCTGATCCTTGCAAAAATCTACCTGACCCAAAAGGATTCTGCCAAAGCCGAAGCCATGCTGGGAAAAGCCCTTGAAACTGCCCCAGAGGACTTGAACATTAACCGGGCTGTATTCAGATACTACCTATCCCAAAAAGCCAATGATAAAGCCCGGGATGTCCTGGAAAACCTGGTAGCTCAAAAACCGGAGGCTGTTGAACCCAGGATCATGCTGGCCGACTTCCAGGCAAGCCAAAATGAAAGCACCCAGGCAGAGCAATCTTATTTAAAAGCAATTGAACTGGCTCCGGACAATCCGTTGCCCTACATGCTCATTGCCCGGTTCTATAATGTCAATGATCAGCCGGACAAGGCAGAGGGCTTTATCAAAAAAGCGCTAGCCATCCATCCGGAACATGCCGGTTTAAAAACAGCGTATGCCGACTTTTATTTCCTTCACCAGGAATATGAAAAATCAGAAAAAACAATTGATGAGGTGCTGGCAAGTCGTCCTGACTTTCCCCAGGCAAAATTCATCAAAGCAAAGCTTTTGATATCTGATAAGAACTTGGATCAGGCCAAGGACATTCTCCTATCTCTTTTGGAAGATGAGCCGGACTCAGCCCAGTACAATTTTTTAATGGGATCTGTGCTTCTGCAAGAGAAAAAAAAAGATCAGGCTATGGCATATATTGCCAAAACCCTTGAAAAGAACCCCTTGCATCTCAAAGCAAGAATCATTATGGCAGATATCTATTTCAAACAGACAGACTATCTTATGGCCGAATCTGAAATCGACAAGGCCTTAAAGCTGAGCCCTAAAAACTATGAAGCCCTTTTGCTGAAGGCAAATCTATACGCAGCCCAAAAGAAAACACAAAAGGCCCAGGCGGTTTATGAATCGTTAATCCAGGACCATCCCGAGAATCCGGCAGCCCTGTTCAGGCTGGGCAATCTTTTTATCATGGACAAAAAACCTGACAAAGCTCTGGCGATCTACGACAAAGCTATGGCCATTAATCCAAACCTTATGGATGTTTTTATCAACATGATCCGGCTTTACAGTGCAGAAAAAAAATATCAGACGGCACTTGACAGGTGTGATACCCAGCTTGAAGCCCTGCAGCCTCCCTCGCCGGTTGTGGTCTCTATTATCCAGGGACTCAGGGGAAACCTTTTAATAGCCCTTAAAAAGCCGGATGCAGCCAAACAAGCCTTTGAGTTGTCCATCCAATCCAATCCCCAATTTACCCAATCCTACCTGGCCCTGGCCACAATCTACCACCAGGAAGAAAATGATGAAAAAGAGCTCGAGACGTATAAAAACCTGCTAACCCAACGGCCTGAACAGATCGAACCCCATTTCCAGCTCGGAGTGTTTTACGAAAAAAGGGGTGAAAATGACAAGGCAAAGGCGCAATACGAAAAAGTTCTTGAGCTGAATCCGGAATACATTCCGGCCCTAAACAACCTGGCCTTTTTCTATGCCGAGCAGAACATTGAGATGAACAAAGCCCTGGATATGGCCAGAAAGGCCAAGGAACTGAGTGGAGAAATCCCGGCCATCATGGATACCCTGGGCTGGATCTACTACAAAAAAGGACTCTATGATTCGGCCATTCAAGAATTTTCCAACTGCATTGAAAAAGAACCTGAGAATCCGATTTTCAACTTTCATTTAGGTCTGGCCCACAACAAAAAGTGGGATTCCATCAATGCTAAAAAATACCTTAAAAAAGCACTTAAATTAAAAAAAGATTTTAAAGGAGCAAACGAGGCCCAAAAAATTCTTGAACAAATTTGA